One region of Funiculus sociatus GB2-C1 genomic DNA includes:
- a CDS encoding alpha/beta fold hydrolase — protein sequence MKTEVEERRINVSGLSIRYFKAGDDGLPLVLLHGDSASALDWSWVLPKLGATYRVYAPDFPGFGDSAKPSLEYTPEFLKQFLVDFLDALGIERAVLVGNSLGGQVALRFALSRPEQVAALVLVDSSGLGYAVTPLLSQLTLPGYGDVAIIGCQTPPGAKMRSWLRATLFFAHPAQAPAVWIAEQERMSQMPGFLQATLTSLRAQLNVFGQHQVFLDSLGELPMPTLVVWGTEDVVLPKEQAHDAVSRLKQGHLALIPDCGHLPHVERPEIFSAELSQFLAGVGA from the coding sequence GTGAAAACCGAAGTTGAAGAGCGGCGAATCAATGTAAGCGGTTTAAGTATCCGCTACTTTAAAGCAGGCGATGATGGTCTACCGTTAGTGCTGCTACATGGAGATAGTGCCAGCGCTCTTGATTGGTCTTGGGTGCTTCCCAAGCTGGGAGCTACCTATCGCGTCTATGCGCCGGACTTTCCCGGTTTTGGTGATAGTGCCAAACCATCCCTTGAGTATACGCCAGAGTTTCTTAAGCAGTTCTTGGTCGATTTTCTGGACGCGCTTGGAATTGAGCGGGCGGTGTTGGTTGGCAACTCCCTAGGCGGTCAGGTTGCATTACGCTTTGCCCTATCCCGTCCCGAACAAGTCGCAGCTTTGGTGCTGGTAGATAGTTCCGGACTTGGTTACGCAGTCACCCCGTTACTGTCCCAGTTAACTTTACCTGGGTATGGGGATGTAGCGATCATTGGGTGCCAAACGCCTCCTGGTGCTAAGATGCGGTCTTGGTTACGAGCGACACTGTTTTTCGCCCATCCCGCGCAGGCTCCCGCGGTGTGGATAGCAGAGCAAGAGCGAATGTCTCAGATGCCTGGTTTTCTTCAAGCTACTCTGACCTCGTTGCGCGCCCAGCTGAATGTATTTGGACAGCATCAAGTGTTTCTCGACTCTCTAGGAGAGTTACCGATGCCGACTCTTGTCGTGTGGGGGACGGAGGATGTGGTTCTCCCGAAAGAGCAAGCTCACGACGCGGTTAGCCGCCTAAAGCAAGGACACCTCGCCTTGATCCCCGATTGCGGTCACTTACCCCATGTCGAACGTCCGGAAATTTTCAGTGCTGAGTTGAGCCAGTTTCTCGCTGGAGTTGGTGCTTAG
- a CDS encoding DUF6335 family protein, producing the protein MADKTRKADNETKIRDQGNLSDVPIEDTDLVSDIPVEDTGEPIISDLPQAITESLGTGVAVEPGLEIGGRTMRDRMEEYTSAGPELTGGDIDARWDQAEAVGDEAVGGTVATPDQNVVDELGVAVGLDYDDGVSLQTNEILESRDAGRWELDPMSAEDYPEH; encoded by the coding sequence ATGGCTGATAAAACTAGGAAAGCAGACAACGAAACCAAGATAAGAGATCAAGGCAATCTTTCAGATGTACCCATCGAAGATACTGACCTGGTTTCAGATATACCCGTAGAAGATACTGGCGAACCCATTATTTCAGATTTACCTCAGGCAATTACTGAATCCTTGGGAACGGGTGTTGCGGTAGAGCCGGGGCTAGAAATTGGCGGACGAACCATGCGCGATCGCATGGAGGAGTACACATCGGCTGGCCCAGAACTAACCGGCGGTGATATTGATGCTCGTTGGGATCAGGCGGAAGCGGTTGGTGACGAAGCAGTAGGGGGAACTGTTGCGACTCCCGATCAGAATGTTGTTGACGAACTCGGAGTTGCTGTTGGGCTTGATTATGACGACGGCGTATCTCTTCAGACAAACGAGATTTTGGAGTCCCGCGACGCTGGTCGATGGGAGTTAGACCCCATGTCTGCGGAAGATTATCCGGAGCATTGA
- a CDS encoding SDR family oxidoreductase — MQLKPINQQVVAVVGASSGIGRETALQFAKKGAKVVVSSRSESKLASLVEEIRGFGGEATAIVADVTVFEQVKEIADRTVEVYGRLDTWVHCPAIAVYAAFEKTKPEEFKRVIDVGLIGQAYGAMAALPHLKREGRGALIHLSSVLGRRSLPLQSSYCTAKHGMEGFIESLRVELQHEKIPISVTSVKPAAVNTPLYNNALTRLGVKPASLPPFYEPSLVADAVLYVAEHPTRDFLVGDAARTLDLLQRISPGLVDAILQRVAFKLQRTDEPKSDDAPSNLYESIPANDRVKGDFSNLAIPSVTDWLDKNPVFKWGALAGVVALGAALLTLPTEVTLPH, encoded by the coding sequence ATGCAACTGAAGCCAATCAATCAGCAGGTCGTTGCAGTCGTGGGAGCGAGCAGCGGCATTGGGCGGGAGACAGCCCTCCAGTTTGCTAAAAAAGGGGCAAAGGTGGTAGTTTCATCTCGCAGTGAGTCGAAGCTAGCGTCCTTGGTAGAAGAGATTCGGGGCTTTGGTGGTGAGGCAACTGCTATCGTCGCCGATGTGACGGTATTCGAGCAGGTCAAAGAGATCGCAGACCGTACCGTAGAGGTGTATGGGCGACTCGATACCTGGGTGCATTGCCCCGCGATTGCTGTTTATGCCGCTTTCGAGAAGACAAAACCAGAAGAGTTCAAGCGCGTCATCGATGTAGGGCTGATCGGGCAGGCATACGGTGCAATGGCAGCCCTCCCCCATCTCAAACGTGAGGGGCGAGGGGCGCTGATCCATCTCTCTTCAGTCTTGGGCAGGCGAAGTCTTCCGCTTCAGAGTTCCTACTGCACGGCAAAGCACGGTATGGAGGGATTCATCGAATCCCTGCGCGTCGAACTGCAACATGAGAAAATACCTATCAGCGTCACGAGTGTCAAACCCGCTGCCGTCAACACACCTCTGTACAACAATGCCCTCACCCGGCTAGGTGTGAAGCCAGCCAGCCTACCGCCTTTCTACGAACCCAGCCTGGTAGCTGACGCGGTTCTCTACGTTGCCGAACATCCAACTCGTGACTTCCTGGTTGGGGATGCGGCTAGAACGCTAGATTTGCTTCAACGGATTTCGCCGGGACTGGTAGATGCCATATTGCAACGGGTTGCCTTCAAACTCCAGCGCACCGACGAGCCAAAGTCAGACGATGCGCCAAGCAATCTTTACGAGTCTATCCCAGCCAATGACAGGGTTAAAGGAGATTTTAGCAACTTAGCGATACCGAGCGTTACCGACTGGCTGGATAAAAATCCCGTTTTCAAGTGGGGTGCCTTGGCAGGTGTTGTTGCACTCGGAGCGGCCCTGTTAACCCTGCCAACAGAAGTCACTCTCCCTCACTAG
- a CDS encoding SDR family oxidoreductase: MQLKPINQQVVAVVGASSGIGRETALEFAKKGAKLVVSARSESKLASLVDEIHSLGGEATAVVADVSVFEQVKAIADRTVEVYGRLDTWVHGPAVGIFATFDNTTPEEFKRVIDVSLMGQVYGAMAALPHLKREGRGALIHISSMEGLRSLPYQSAYSAAKHGIEGFLEAMRVELQHEGIPISVTSVKPAVINTPFWNNGLTKLGVKPSGIPPYYDPRLVVDAILYVAEHPTRDFLVGDAARALNALQRLSPELVDSLLLLVGFQAQRTNEPKSPDDRNNLYEPVPGDTRVDGDFSNLVIPSVSDWLAKNPALQLGAIASTAALAFLATQVFKEE; this comes from the coding sequence ATGCAACTAAAACCAATCAATCAGCAGGTTGTTGCCGTCGTTGGAGCAAGTAGCGGCATCGGGCGCGAGACAGCCCTTGAGTTTGCCAAGAAAGGGGCAAAGTTAGTTGTTTCGGCTCGTAGTGAGTCGAAGCTAGCATCCTTGGTGGACGAAATTCACAGCCTTGGTGGTGAAGCAACGGCTGTGGTAGCTGATGTGTCGGTATTCGAGCAGGTCAAAGCGATCGCAGATCGTACCGTCGAAGTCTACGGACGACTCGATACGTGGGTACACGGCCCTGCTGTCGGCATCTTTGCCACCTTCGACAACACCACACCAGAAGAGTTTAAGCGCGTCATTGACGTTAGCTTGATGGGGCAAGTATACGGTGCGATGGCGGCGCTACCCCATCTCAAGCGTGAGGGACGGGGGGCGCTAATCCACATCTCCTCAATGGAGGGCTTGCGAAGTCTGCCTTACCAAAGTGCATACTCCGCAGCAAAGCATGGGATTGAGGGATTCCTCGAAGCAATGCGCGTCGAGCTGCAACATGAGGGCATCCCCATCAGCGTAACGAGTGTGAAACCAGCGGTCATCAATACACCCTTCTGGAATAATGGTCTCACCAAGCTAGGCGTGAAGCCGTCAGGGATACCGCCCTACTACGACCCCAGGCTGGTCGTAGATGCGATCCTCTACGTTGCCGAACATCCAACTCGTGACTTCTTGGTTGGGGATGCAGCTAGAGCGCTAAATGCACTACAGCGGCTCTCGCCGGAACTGGTGGATTCTTTGTTGCTGCTGGTTGGTTTCCAAGCCCAACGCACCAACGAGCCGAAGTCCCCAGACGATCGGAACAACCTTTATGAGCCTGTTCCCGGCGATACTAGAGTTGATGGAGATTTTAGCAATTTGGTGATACCGAGCGTTTCTGACTGGCTGGCTAAAAATCCCGCTCTCCAGTTAGGCGCGATCGCTAGTACCGCTGCGTTGGCATTCCTGGCAACACAAGTCTTCAAAGAAGAGTAA